A single genomic interval of Limisphaerales bacterium harbors:
- a CDS encoding beta-lactamase family protein, protein MMMRVQIIVATLVLGVSCLRWPDAPPPPKQLADTFDLQKIHAIGAAITEARAEKRLPGGVLWLERNGVHFTEAYGHAQLQPERALARPDTIYDAASLTKVVATTPAILLLHQRGRLSIEDPVKKYIPEFTGDRRETVTVRQLLTHTSGLRPDISVNGWDGHTECIAKCVAEKLRTPPGTTFKYSDINFQLLDEIIRRVTRQRIDVFCEKEIFGPLKMADTGYNPPAAKHLRVAPTTVTDGQALRGIVHDPRARKTAGVAGHAGLFTTAPDLAKYARCLLNGGAPIFKPETVKLMTTAQTPLRALGWDMNSGYSSPRGETEGTQFPSGSFGHTGFTGPSIWIDPNSKTFVIFLCNRVHPNEKGASVVPLRRTISTLAAEAVKEFDFKNFPK, encoded by the coding sequence ATGATGATGCGTGTTCAAATAATCGTCGCAACGCTGGTTTTGGGCGTGTCCTGCCTGCGATGGCCCGATGCACCCCCACCGCCCAAACAGCTTGCCGACACCTTCGACCTCCAAAAAATTCACGCCATCGGCGCGGCCATCACCGAGGCACGCGCCGAAAAACGCCTTCCCGGCGGCGTTCTTTGGCTCGAACGCAATGGCGTGCATTTTACCGAAGCTTACGGCCACGCGCAGCTCCAGCCCGAACGCGCCCTCGCGAGGCCCGATACGATTTATGATGCCGCCTCGCTCACCAAAGTCGTTGCCACCACACCCGCCATTTTGCTGCTGCACCAGCGCGGCCGCTTGAGCATCGAGGATCCCGTCAAAAAATACATCCCCGAATTCACCGGCGATAGACGCGAAACCGTCACCGTGCGCCAACTGCTCACCCACACCAGCGGCTTGCGTCCGGATATTTCCGTGAACGGCTGGGACGGCCACACCGAATGCATCGCTAAATGCGTCGCCGAAAAACTCCGCACCCCGCCGGGCACGACCTTCAAATACAGCGACATCAATTTCCAATTGCTCGATGAAATCATCCGCCGCGTCACCCGCCAACGCATTGATGTGTTTTGCGAAAAAGAAATTTTCGGCCCGTTGAAAATGGCCGACACCGGCTACAACCCTCCCGCTGCAAAACACCTGCGCGTGGCACCCACCACCGTCACCGATGGCCAAGCCCTGCGCGGCATCGTGCACGATCCGCGCGCGCGCAAGACCGCCGGCGTCGCCGGCCACGCCGGGCTCTTCACCACCGCGCCCGACCTCGCCAAATACGCCCGCTGCCTCCTCAACGGCGGCGCGCCAATTTTCAAACCTGAAACCGTGAAGCTGATGACCACCGCCCAAACACCCCTGCGCGCCCTCGGTTGGGATATGAACTCCGGCTACTCCAGCCCACGCGGCGAAACGGAGGGCACCCAATTTCCTTCCGGCTCATTTGGCCACACCGGTTTCACCGGCCCCTCCATTTGGATTGATCCGAATTCGAAGACCTTTGTCATTTTTCTCTGCAACCGCGTCCACCCAAACGAAAAAGGCGCAAGCGTTGTGCCTCTACGCAGAACAATCAGCACGCTTGCCGCGGAAGCGGTGAAGGAATTTGATTTCAAAAACTTTCCGAAATAG